Proteins encoded together in one Miscanthus floridulus cultivar M001 chromosome 16, ASM1932011v1, whole genome shotgun sequence window:
- the LOC136513602 gene encoding rho GDP-dissociation inhibitor 1-like gives MDDNKVKDNEHEKHDGADIEEEEEDEEGHKRFVVLGPQVPLKEQLELDKDDESLRRWKEQLLGQVDTEQLGETAEPEVKVLNLTILSPGRPDLVLPIPFQADDKGYAFTLKDGSLYSFRFSFTVSNNIVSGLKYTNTVWKTGVRVENKKMMLGTFSPQLEPYVYEGEEETTPAGIFARGSYSAKLRFFDDDGKCYLETSYYFEIRKEWPATQ, from the exons ATGGATGATAATAAGGTGAAAGATAATGAGCATGAGAAGCATGATGGGGCTGAtattgaggaagaagaagaggatgaagaaGGCCACAAACGCTTTGTTGTTCTTGGGCCCCAAGTCCCCCTCAAGGAACAGCTCGAGCTCGACAAG GATGATGAGAGCCTGAGGAGGTGGAAGGAGCAACTCCTTGGGCAAGTTGACACAGAGCAGCTCGGAG AAACTGCCGAGCCAGAGGTTAAGGTGCTTAACCTGACCATCCTATCACCGGGCCGGCCAGATCTAGTCCTACCAATCCCATTCCAGGCAGACGATAAGGGCTATGCATTTACACTCAAGGATGGCAGCCTCTATAGCTTCCGTTTCTCCTTCACTGTCTCCAACAACATCGTGTCAGGCCTCAAGTACACCAACACCGTCTGGAAGACTGGAGTAAGAG TGGAGAACAAGAAGATGATGCTGGGGACATTCAGTCCCCAGCTAGAGCCGTACGTCTATGAGGGTGAAGAAGAGACCACACCTGCTGGCATTTTTGCAAGAGGTTCCTATTCTGCTAAACTAAGG TTTTTTGATGATGATGGCAAGTGCTATTTGGAGACGAGTTACTATTTTGAGATTAGAAAAGAGTGGCCAGCAACCCAATGA